One Desulfonatronum thiodismutans DNA segment encodes these proteins:
- a CDS encoding HDOD domain-containing protein, which produces MGLLKVDEFKPGMVLAADLKSSQGRMLLPQGIHLTEQHIKTCKIWGVVEGDILGEGNQDAETPPSVLNPEDLEKARCTAKMKFCLTDVRHPMVREAVKLFILRKAQALALNSGDDSDALSLSDTSLSEQALLGREKVEDIAQQELELASHPDILRHILQASSDPLASAAYVAEVVGKDVALSAKLLKVVNTPFYGFPQKVDTISRAIVLLGQDKVAGLAMGISVINMFQGVQGKLLDMAGFWKHSVACGIMGMVLAAHCNEQDKEHFFVAGLLHDVGRLIMLKNRVQAVQSVLAESRRLNVALHDLENARWGFDHARLAELVLGKWQLPENLLLAVRYHHAPGICGYARDAVMIHVADFLTHSLSLGNSGSTLVPPLDRHAWESLGLSKNVLPVLARQVDAQVGHTMRIFFG; this is translated from the coding sequence ATGGGGCTGCTTAAGGTTGATGAATTCAAGCCGGGCATGGTTTTAGCCGCGGATTTGAAATCATCGCAAGGAAGAATGCTCCTGCCTCAGGGGATTCACCTCACGGAGCAGCATATCAAAACTTGCAAGATATGGGGGGTTGTCGAGGGTGATATCTTGGGGGAGGGCAACCAGGACGCCGAGACGCCGCCCTCGGTCCTGAATCCCGAGGATTTGGAAAAAGCCCGTTGCACGGCCAAAATGAAATTTTGTCTGACTGATGTGCGCCATCCAATGGTGCGCGAAGCGGTCAAGCTGTTCATCCTGCGCAAGGCTCAAGCCTTGGCCCTCAATTCAGGTGATGATTCCGACGCGCTGAGTTTGTCTGATACCAGCCTCTCTGAGCAGGCATTGTTGGGCCGTGAGAAGGTGGAGGACATTGCCCAACAGGAACTCGAACTGGCCTCGCACCCCGACATTTTACGCCACATTTTGCAGGCTTCCAGCGATCCCCTGGCTTCCGCGGCCTACGTCGCGGAAGTGGTCGGCAAGGACGTGGCCCTCTCGGCCAAGCTCCTCAAGGTCGTGAACACCCCATTCTACGGATTTCCACAAAAAGTCGACACCATTTCCCGAGCCATCGTGCTTTTAGGGCAGGATAAAGTCGCGGGCCTGGCAATGGGTATCTCCGTGATCAATATGTTTCAGGGGGTGCAAGGCAAACTGCTGGATATGGCCGGTTTTTGGAAGCATTCCGTGGCTTGCGGCATTATGGGTATGGTTTTGGCCGCGCACTGCAACGAGCAGGACAAGGAGCATTTTTTCGTCGCCGGCCTGCTCCACGATGTCGGACGATTGATCATGCTCAAAAATCGCGTGCAGGCGGTTCAGTCCGTATTAGCCGAATCCCGTCGGCTGAACGTGGCTTTGCACGATCTGGAAAATGCGCGCTGGGGCTTTGATCATGCAAGGCTGGCCGAGTTGGTTTTGGGGAAATGGCAGTTGCCGGAAAACTTGCTCCTGGCCGTGAGATACCATCATGCTCCCGGTATTTGCGGATATGCCCGAGATGCAGTCATGATCCATGTTGCTGATTTTTTAACCCATTCTTTGTCTCTGGGCAATAGCGGCTCAACCCTGGTTCCGCCCCTGGACCGCCACGCTTGGGAGAGTTTGGGGCTGTCCAAGAACGTGCTTCCGGTGCTGGCTCGCCAAGTCGATGCCCAGGTTGGACACACCATGCGGATATTTTTCGGGTAA